A region of Salmo salar chromosome ssa17, Ssal_v3.1, whole genome shotgun sequence DNA encodes the following proteins:
- the LOC123728107 gene encoding uncharacterized protein has translation MRTMMLMTVGLLALMFGHLDGRAHGRKRRDRPNCLQRTVSPRLIKELLNKTETLTNSLPTFPRKIYERLLPKICTTCAKKQLGIWEINKILDVYGNVFNQKSLEGLYPKHFEDLLARLEKDVQSCLVECPTRPKWTKTTIRKMENTFKKLDTNRTYKAIGEFKTVLLWISDMRERKERSMDKCQ, from the exons ATGCGCACTATGATGTTGATGACGGTTGGTCTGCTGGCGTTGATGTTTGGACACCTGGATGGACGCGCTCATGGCCGGAAACGACGCGACAGACCAAACTGTCTCCAACGGACGGTCTCTCCCAGACTGATCAAGGAAttactcaacaaaacagaaactCTCACAAACTCTTTACCA ACGTTCCCCAGAAAAATATATGAAAGACTTCTGCCCAAAATCTGTACAACGTGTGCTAAG aaacAACTTGGCATCTGGGAAATCAACAAGATATTGGATGTCTATGGCAATGTGTTCAACCAGAAATCTTTGGAAGGTCTGTACCCCAAACACTTTGAGGATCTTCTGGCAAGGCTGGAAAAAGATGTGCAATCTTGT CTGGTGGAGTGCCCAACTAGACCAAAATGGACCAAGACAACCATCAGGAAGATGGAGAACACTTTTAAGAAG CTGGACACCAACAGGACTTACAAGGCCATCGGAGAGTTCAAGACCGTCCTCCTGTGGATCAgtgacatgagagagagaaaggaaaggtcAATGGATAAATGCCAgtag